In a single window of the Eshraghiella crossota genome:
- a CDS encoding tetratricopeptide repeat protein yields the protein MDKVEYGIKLEQIEKLKSEKQYSEAADIADTIEWRKVKKWSELMTAEEVYEKAERIKEARNICIYAYNRNLGGRSLVFKMTELSIRLEDYEEAEDLYNEFVEMAPTDMNRYVLLYELDKAKKVPPEELIKVLEEYRDNEQDENFGYELASLYAEVGRIEECIKECDDLILWFGDGEYVYKALKLKKKYASLTPAQQEKLNIMDKFDKAGLVYEAGFSGNYDEYEMKSAGESMKEISHDETNDDEISVPLARPDIYDTQTLQNDLANSLKEIFQNDDKNDDGNDVLSPVKEQKTEETVPEETVPEETVPEESTDEETADKVSQPAQEDEEEQTEDTPEYDTIIDDDMAATAEPVNVEVIELQMSGDDELVDEPTREIIINTHHWNKIKSEMREDDPMIPENDAQTEYKEEYIPEAAEEQEMVETVEKQETIPEETDIRETVPEDYKPEAGEDRIPVQMELNLEEPPIEGQVDLLYYLEHMNDPVEEPEATIDDLLKTTIENRHTDNTIELDEAINSITRAAISEAEQEINGYADESYDVTEEEEYSPEDSMDELDDNTRKYIKKYLFMNGMEDSILHFINGKRHEIPDGTSRHGNIIIIGKKDTDKTGFAINLFKSLHANDEQRELKIAKTRAEVLNAKGVAASADKIKGTTLIVENAEKLNRDVVEELNQFMETDTASMLVIFTGEEFALKRLFYNCESLRDKFDYKLELKHYSVNELVDVATEYARVKGYAIDERALSGLYISIDELNGDDEGTEIEKVKKIVDSAIIKCGKSSRNFFGKKRNGLISLKEKHFLK from the coding sequence TTGGATAAAGTAGAATATGGAATTAAATTAGAACAGATAGAGAAACTTAAATCAGAAAAGCAGTATAGTGAAGCGGCGGATATAGCGGATACCATTGAATGGCGGAAGGTTAAGAAGTGGTCAGAGCTTATGACGGCGGAAGAAGTATACGAAAAGGCAGAACGAATTAAGGAAGCGAGAAATATATGCATTTATGCCTATAACCGTAACCTTGGAGGCAGAAGCCTTGTTTTTAAAATGACAGAACTTTCCATAAGACTTGAAGATTATGAAGAAGCAGAGGATCTGTATAATGAATTTGTGGAAATGGCTCCCACAGATATGAACAGATATGTCCTTTTATATGAACTTGACAAGGCTAAGAAGGTTCCTCCTGAGGAACTGATAAAAGTTCTTGAAGAATACAGAGATAATGAACAGGATGAGAATTTCGGATACGAACTGGCAAGCCTTTATGCTGAGGTTGGAAGAATAGAAGAGTGTATTAAAGAATGTGATGACCTTATACTCTGGTTCGGAGATGGAGAGTATGTTTATAAGGCATTGAAGCTCAAAAAGAAATATGCCTCTCTTACCCCTGCACAGCAGGAGAAACTCAACATAATGGACAAGTTTGACAAAGCCGGTCTTGTATATGAAGCAGGCTTTTCAGGAAACTATGATGAATACGAAATGAAATCAGCCGGAGAGAGCATGAAGGAAATAAGCCATGACGAGACAAATGATGATGAGATAAGTGTCCCACTCGCCAGACCGGATATTTATGATACACAGACACTACAGAATGATCTTGCCAACAGCCTTAAGGAAATTTTTCAAAATGATGATAAAAATGACGACGGGAATGATGTACTCAGTCCGGTAAAGGAACAGAAAACGGAAGAGACTGTACCGGAAGAGACTGTACCGGAAGAAACTGTACCGGAAGAATCCACAGATGAAGAAACTGCCGATAAAGTGTCTCAGCCTGCGCAAGAAGATGAAGAAGAGCAAACAGAAGATACACCTGAATATGATACAATAATAGATGATGATATGGCGGCAACAGCAGAACCGGTTAATGTTGAAGTGATTGAACTTCAGATGTCAGGGGATGATGAACTTGTTGACGAGCCTACAAGAGAAATCATAATCAATACCCACCATTGGAATAAAATTAAATCAGAGATGCGGGAAGATGACCCTATGATTCCTGAGAATGATGCACAGACTGAATATAAGGAAGAATATATCCCTGAAGCAGCAGAAGAACAGGAAATGGTTGAAACTGTTGAGAAACAGGAGACAATACCTGAAGAGACAGATATCAGAGAGACTGTACCGGAGGATTATAAACCGGAAGCCGGGGAGGACAGAATACCTGTCCAGATGGAACTGAATCTTGAAGAACCTCCTATTGAGGGACAGGTTGATTTGTTATACTATCTTGAACACATGAATGATCCGGTTGAAGAGCCGGAGGCAACAATAGATGATTTATTAAAAACAACGATAGAAAACAGACATACAGACAATACCATAGAGCTTGATGAAGCCATTAACAGTATTACAAGAGCTGCAATTTCCGAAGCAGAACAGGAAATTAACGGATATGCCGATGAGTCTTATGATGTTACGGAGGAAGAAGAGTACAGTCCGGAGGATTCAATGGACGAGCTTGACGATAATACAAGAAAGTACATTAAGAAGTATCTTTTTATGAACGGAATGGAAGATTCCATTCTCCATTTTATTAACGGAAAGAGACATGAGATTCCGGATGGTACTTCAAGACATGGAAATATAATCATAATCGGGAAAAAAGACACTGATAAAACAGGATTTGCGATTAATCTTTTTAAATCATTGCATGCCAATGACGAACAGAGGGAACTGAAGATTGCAAAAACAAGAGCAGAAGTTCTGAATGCAAAAGGTGTTGCCGCATCGGCTGATAAGATAAAAGGCACAACACTTATTGTTGAAAATGCAGAGAAACTCAACAGGGATGTGGTTGAAGAACTTAATCAGTTTATGGAAACCGATACAGCTTCAATGCTTGTTATTTTTACAGGTGAGGAATTTGCATTAAAAAGACTGTTTTATAATTGCGAAAGCCTCAGGGATAAATTTGATTACAAGCTGGAACTTAAGCACTATTCCGTTAATGAACTTGTTGACGTTGCAACGGAATATGCCAGAGTTAAAGGATATGCTATTGACGAAAGAGCGCTTTCAGGGTTATATATATCAATTGATGAACTTAATGGCGATGATGAAGGTACAGAAATTGAAAAAGTCAAGAAGATAGTTGATTCCGCCATAATAAAGTGCGGCAAATCATCCAGAAACTTCTTTGGAAAGAAGAGGAATGGATTAATATCTTTAAAGGAAAAACATTTTTTGAAATAA
- the tkt gene encoding transketolase: MSTNLEQMSVNAIRVLAADAVQKANSGHPGLPLGCAAIGYELWGNHMNHNPANPQWADRDRFILSGGHGSTLLYSLLHLFGYGLTKEDLMNFRQLDSLTPGHPEYGHTVGVEATTGPLGAGMGMAVGMAAAEAHLAAIFNKEGYPVVNHYTYVLGGDGCMMEGISSEAMSLAGTLKLNKLIVIYDSNSISIEGSTNIAFTENVQKRFEAFGFQTITVEDGNDIEEIGAAIEAAKADTTRPSLITVKTKIGFGCPAKEGKASAHGEPLGVDNVAELRKTLNWPSDESFYVPDEVYENYKELAKKGAKKEAEWNALFEEYCTKYPEMKKLWDTYFDKNLAEKVLDTEEFWAFDNKPEATRSVSGKILNKAKKVMPNLMGGAADLAPSTKTYMEGAGDFSAENYAGSNMHFGVREIAMAAIGNGMMLHGGLRSFVSTFFVFSDYVKPMARLSALMKLPLTYVLTHDSIGVGEDGPTHEPIEQLAMFRSMPGFAVYRPCDATETAAAWYYALTNQDTPTALVLSRQNLPQINGSSKEALKGGYVIADSTKEIPDAIIIASGSEVSLAVEAKEILEKEGTDVRVVSMPCMDIFEQQSEEYKEAVLPKSCRKRVAVEALSDFGWGRYVGLDGAYVTMHSFGASAPADKLFKKFGITTENVVKAVRSL; encoded by the coding sequence ATGAGTACAAATCTTGAACAGATGTCAGTAAATGCCATCAGAGTATTAGCAGCGGATGCTGTGCAGAAAGCTAATTCGGGTCATCCCGGACTCCCATTAGGATGTGCTGCAATCGGATATGAACTTTGGGGCAATCATATGAATCACAATCCTGCCAATCCTCAATGGGCTGACAGAGACAGATTCATCCTCTCAGGAGGTCATGGTTCCACATTGTTATATTCACTTCTCCATCTCTTTGGATACGGTCTTACCAAAGAAGATCTGATGAATTTCAGACAGCTTGATTCATTAACACCGGGACATCCGGAGTATGGACATACGGTAGGAGTTGAGGCAACAACAGGACCTCTCGGAGCCGGAATGGGAATGGCAGTGGGAATGGCAGCTGCGGAGGCACATCTTGCGGCAATTTTTAATAAAGAAGGCTATCCTGTAGTTAACCATTACACATACGTACTTGGTGGTGACGGATGTATGATGGAAGGAATTTCTTCTGAGGCAATGTCACTTGCAGGAACATTAAAGCTTAATAAACTTATTGTTATATATGATTCTAACAGTATTTCCATTGAAGGAAGTACCAATATTGCATTTACTGAAAATGTTCAGAAAAGATTTGAGGCATTCGGGTTCCAGACAATTACTGTCGAAGACGGAAACGACATAGAAGAAATCGGAGCAGCGATAGAAGCAGCAAAGGCTGATACAACAAGACCTTCACTTATTACAGTAAAAACAAAAATCGGTTTTGGATGTCCTGCAAAGGAAGGAAAAGCAAGTGCCCACGGAGAACCTCTTGGGGTTGATAATGTGGCAGAACTCAGAAAAACCCTTAACTGGCCATCGGATGAAAGTTTCTATGTACCTGATGAAGTATATGAAAATTACAAAGAACTTGCTAAGAAGGGTGCAAAAAAAGAAGCAGAGTGGAATGCTCTTTTTGAAGAATACTGTACTAAATATCCTGAAATGAAAAAATTATGGGATACTTATTTTGATAAAAACCTTGCTGAAAAGGTTCTTGATACGGAAGAATTCTGGGCGTTTGACAATAAGCCTGAGGCAACAAGAAGCGTGTCAGGTAAAATACTTAATAAAGCCAAAAAAGTTATGCCTAACCTTATGGGCGGTGCTGCAGACCTTGCACCATCTACCAAGACATATATGGAAGGTGCAGGTGATTTTTCTGCTGAGAATTATGCGGGAAGCAATATGCACTTTGGCGTAAGGGAAATAGCTATGGCAGCTATCGGTAATGGTATGATGCTCCACGGAGGATTAAGAAGTTTTGTATCTACATTCTTTGTATTCAGTGATTATGTTAAGCCAATGGCAAGACTTTCGGCACTTATGAAACTTCCTTTGACATACGTTCTTACACATGACAGTATCGGTGTTGGAGAGGATGGTCCTACACATGAACCTATCGAACAGCTTGCAATGTTCCGTTCAATGCCGGGGTTTGCGGTATATCGTCCATGTGATGCTACTGAAACAGCGGCAGCCTGGTATTATGCCCTTACAAATCAGGACACACCTACAGCACTTGTTCTTTCAAGACAGAATCTTCCACAGATAAACGGTTCTTCTAAGGAAGCATTAAAAGGCGGTTATGTGATTGCTGATTCAACTAAGGAAATTCCTGATGCAATTATCATAGCATCAGGTTCAGAAGTATCTCTTGCAGTTGAAGCAAAAGAAATCCTTGAAAAAGAAGGAACAGATGTAAGAGTTGTAAGTATGCCATGTATGGATATATTTGAACAGCAGAGTGAGGAATATAAAGAAGCTGTTCTTCCTAAGAGCTGCAGAAAGAGAGTTGCAGTTGAAGCACTTTCAGATTTCGGCTGGGGCAGATATGTGGGACTTGACGGAGCTTATGTTACAATGCACAGCTTCGGAGCGAGTGCACCTGCAGATAAACTTTTCAAGAAATTTGGAATTACAACAGAAAATGTTGTTAAGGCAGTCAGATCACTGTAA
- the dtd gene encoding D-aminoacyl-tRNA deacylase, which translates to MKVVIQRVLNASVRVDGNITGKIKKGLLIFLGIESGDSDDMLKKYADKIVRMRIFEDENGKTNRALSDVNGELLIVSQFTLCADCSHGNRPSFIGAKEPVEAKRMYEKFISVCREQVPVVEHGEFGADMKVELLNDGPFTIIL; encoded by the coding sequence ATGAAAGTAGTAATTCAAAGAGTATTAAATGCATCCGTCAGAGTTGACGGCAATATAACAGGTAAAATCAAAAAGGGGCTTCTTATTTTTTTAGGTATAGAATCCGGTGATTCAGATGATATGTTGAAGAAATATGCTGATAAAATCGTCAGGATGCGCATATTTGAAGATGAGAACGGCAAGACCAACAGGGCTCTCTCCGATGTTAACGGTGAGCTCCTAATTGTGTCACAATTTACATTATGTGCTGATTGCAGCCATGGCAACCGTCCTTCTTTCATCGGAGCCAAAGAGCCGGTTGAAGCAAAACGTATGTACGAAAAATTTATATCCGTCTGCAGGGAACAGGTTCCCGTAGTAGAACACGGTGAATTCGGTGCCGATATGAAAGTAGAACTTCTTAATGACGGTCCATTCACAATCATTCTATAA
- a CDS encoding sugar O-acetyltransferase, which yields MRDKEKMISGLIYDPADKGLAEMRQAAHILSKKYNDLYENDDDRNKILDELVPNRGTNVYLQGPIQFDYGCFTEIGDNSYANFNLTCLDCAPVKIGKNVFMGPNVSLLTPVHPLMYQDRNVYTREDGTITDKEYARPIVIGDNCWIAGNVTVCGGVTIGEGTVIGAGSVVTHDIPQGVIAAGVPCRVIRKLTEADRLENHPELL from the coding sequence ATGAGAGATAAAGAAAAAATGATTTCCGGCCTTATATATGACCCGGCAGACAAAGGACTGGCAGAAATGAGACAGGCTGCACATATACTCAGTAAAAAATATAATGATTTATATGAAAATGATGATGACAGGAACAAAATTCTTGATGAACTTGTTCCAAACAGAGGAACAAATGTGTATCTTCAAGGACCAATCCAGTTTGACTATGGATGTTTTACCGAAATAGGAGATAACAGTTATGCGAATTTTAATCTGACATGTCTTGATTGTGCACCTGTTAAAATAGGAAAAAATGTTTTTATGGGACCGAATGTGTCACTTCTGACACCGGTTCATCCCCTTATGTATCAGGATAGAAACGTGTATACAAGGGAAGATGGGACAATTACAGATAAAGAGTATGCAAGACCTATTGTAATAGGCGACAACTGTTGGATTGCGGGAAATGTAACCGTGTGCGGAGGAGTAACAATCGGAGAAGGTACTGTAATAGGGGCAGGAAGTGTGGTTACCCATGATATTCCGCAAGGAGTTATTGCTGCGGGAGTTCCCTGCAGGGTTATTAGGAAATTAACTGAAGCAGACAGACTTGAGAATCATCCGGAACTGCTCTGA
- a CDS encoding putative manganese-dependent inorganic diphosphatase, producing MSEVYVVGHRNPDTDSVCSAIAYANLKNKITGTEDYHPYRAGQLNEETQFVLKKCDVAVPPLLQDVRVQVSDLKIRKTESVKSTISMKNAWNLMKELGVITLPVVKNKKLEGLITITDIATSYMEVVDNHMLEEAETTYKQIAETLEGRIVCTNHNRPCVSGKVITAVATPDIIEESIETGDIVILGNRYEAQLCAIEMGAGCLVICEKAPVSITISRLATECGCTIISSPHDALTVSRLIFQSVPIGHVMKKDSLVTFRLDDFVDDIRKVMAEKRHRDFPILDKHGNYVGMISRRNLLDVDKKKIIMVDHNEANQAVNGIESADILEIIDHHRLGAVETISPVFFYNKPVGCTATIIYKMYVDAGVKIEPKIALLMCSAIISDTLIFRSPTCTEMDREAGKALAEIAGINIKEHAHEMFFAGSNISEKTAKELFTGDFKRFSIGDTTFGIGQVSCMDGEELDQVKKKVMTYMKEQYKSLGVNMLYFMLTDIIKPGTELLCVGDGAMELVERAFGVQGSDDVVYLPGVVSRKKQVVPEIMMEITQ from the coding sequence ATGAGCGAAGTTTATGTAGTAGGACATCGTAACCCGGATACGGATTCGGTATGTTCAGCAATAGCATATGCTAATCTTAAAAATAAAATTACAGGAACAGAGGACTATCATCCATACAGGGCCGGACAGCTTAATGAGGAGACCCAGTTTGTTCTGAAAAAATGTGATGTTGCCGTACCACCCCTTTTACAGGATGTGCGTGTACAGGTGAGTGACCTTAAAATACGAAAAACGGAAAGCGTTAAATCAACCATTTCCATGAAAAATGCGTGGAATCTGATGAAAGAATTAGGCGTTATTACGCTTCCGGTTGTCAAAAATAAGAAGCTTGAGGGACTAATCACAATAACGGATATTGCAACATCTTATATGGAAGTTGTTGATAACCATATGCTTGAGGAGGCGGAGACAACCTACAAGCAGATTGCGGAGACACTTGAAGGAAGGATTGTGTGCACTAACCATAATCGTCCATGCGTAAGCGGTAAGGTTATAACGGCTGTGGCAACTCCTGACATAATAGAAGAAAGCATTGAGACCGGTGATATAGTTATATTAGGAAACAGATATGAGGCACAGCTTTGTGCTATAGAGATGGGAGCAGGATGTCTTGTTATATGTGAAAAAGCACCGGTATCAATAACAATATCAAGGCTTGCAACGGAATGCGGATGTACAATTATCAGTTCACCACATGATGCCCTGACAGTATCAAGACTTATTTTTCAGAGTGTACCAATCGGTCATGTAATGAAAAAGGACAGTCTTGTAACATTCAGACTGGATGATTTTGTTGATGACATCAGAAAAGTTATGGCTGAAAAAAGGCACCGTGATTTCCCGATACTTGACAAACATGGTAATTATGTGGGAATGATATCAAGACGTAATCTTTTGGATGTTGATAAGAAAAAGATTATTATGGTTGACCATAATGAAGCTAATCAGGCGGTAAACGGTATAGAAAGTGCAGATATTTTAGAGATAATAGATCATCACAGGCTTGGCGCTGTGGAGACAATTTCTCCTGTATTTTTTTATAATAAGCCGGTTGGATGTACCGCAACCATAATATATAAAATGTATGTGGATGCAGGTGTTAAGATAGAACCTAAGATTGCACTTTTGATGTGTTCTGCGATTATATCGGATACATTGATATTCAGAAGTCCTACATGTACAGAAATGGACAGGGAAGCAGGTAAGGCACTGGCTGAAATTGCAGGAATTAATATAAAAGAACATGCACATGAGATGTTCTTTGCGGGAAGCAATATCAGCGAAAAGACAGCAAAAGAACTTTTTACCGGAGACTTCAAACGATTTTCTATCGGAGATACGACCTTTGGTATCGGTCAGGTGTCATGTATGGACGGTGAAGAACTGGATCAGGTAAAGAAGAAAGTAATGACATATATGAAGGAACAGTACAAATCCCTTGGCGTCAATATGCTTTATTTTATGCTTACGGATATTATCAAACCGGGAACAGAACTTTTATGTGTAGGTGATGGTGCAATGGAACTTGTTGAGCGCGCTTTCGGTGTGCAGGGATCGGATGATGTTGTTTATCTTCCGGGAGTTGTATCAAGAAAGAAACAGGTGGTTCCTGAAATTATGATGGAAATAACACAGTAA
- a CDS encoding flavin reductase family protein, which yields MSKQSWKPGNMLYPLPVVMVSCNRKGEKPNIVTVAWTGTICSDPAMVSISVRPERYSHDIIEETGEFVINLVTKDLTYATDYCGVRSGRDVDKFKEMNLTPLPSKMIDAVGIEESPVNIECKVVEVKKLGSHDMFIAEVVNVTVDDRYMDENNKFNLNDSDLVAYSHGEYFTLGEKIGTFGYSVRKK from the coding sequence ATGAGTAAACAAAGTTGGAAACCGGGCAATATGCTTTATCCATTGCCTGTTGTAATGGTAAGTTGTAACAGAAAGGGTGAGAAACCGAATATTGTAACGGTAGCATGGACAGGAACAATATGTTCGGATCCTGCAATGGTGTCAATTTCCGTAAGACCGGAAAGATATTCACATGATATTATAGAAGAAACAGGTGAATTTGTTATTAATCTTGTAACAAAAGATCTTACTTATGCCACAGATTACTGCGGAGTCAGATCAGGAAGAGATGTGGATAAATTTAAAGAAATGAATCTCACTCCACTCCCTTCAAAGATGATTGATGCGGTAGGAATTGAGGAAAGCCCGGTAAATATTGAATGTAAAGTTGTAGAAGTTAAAAAACTTGGTTCACACGATATGTTTATTGCAGAAGTTGTCAATGTCACGGTTGATGACAGATATATGGACGAAAACAACAAATTTAATCTTAATGATTCCGACCTTGTTGCTTATTCCCATGGAGAATATTTTACATTAGGTGAAAAAATAGGAACATTTGGATATTCAGTAAGAAAGAAATAA
- a CDS encoding shikimate kinase, translated as MKNNIVLIGMPGVGKSSAGVVLAKAMGYHFVDSDIVIQHKEGRLLSDIIEECGNDGFLKIEDRINSELEADKTVIATGGSVIYGKNAMEHLKEIGIVVYLKAEFATINERLSNLKGRGVAIKEGQTLKDLYDERCVLYEKYADITVPLDGMSIEETVGTLVPLIVKFQRNE; from the coding sequence ATGAAAAATAACATAGTATTAATTGGAATGCCGGGTGTTGGCAAGAGCAGTGCGGGGGTTGTTCTCGCAAAGGCAATGGGGTATCATTTTGTTGATTCGGATATCGTTATCCAGCACAAGGAAGGCAGATTGTTAAGTGACATTATAGAAGAGTGCGGTAACGATGGCTTTCTTAAAATAGAAGACAGAATTAATTCCGAACTCGAAGCAGATAAGACGGTTATTGCCACGGGCGGAAGTGTAATCTATGGTAAAAACGCAATGGAACACCTTAAAGAAATTGGAATTGTGGTATATCTTAAAGCAGAATTTGCCACAATTAATGAAAGGTTGTCCAATCTCAAAGGACGTGGCGTTGCAATTAAAGAAGGACAGACACTTAAAGACTTATATGATGAAAGATGCGTATTATACGAAAAATATGCAGATATAACAGTCCCGCTTGATGGTATGTCCATTGAAGAAACAGTTGGTACTTTGGTACCGTTAATTGTGAAATTTCAAAGAAATGAGTAG
- a CDS encoding M23 family metallopeptidase: MKALKSYLKSNMSYVKTAVIAVLFTLVAIPFVNRVSGDGNKYTVDSRYMVVLNGNELGYVSDSQVAENALLDARNLLDSESEGLVLVEADMQLNEQTSGGAVYSKEQMTEKIYNSLSTEASVPSEQVTAYTVRIDDFTVTLASLDDVVELLERVKNRYADTSNFSIVINEEDNGIYSSYKINFVSADKQLNEAAKVLLAEDGSVSESAAKKAESTSYKDGVLSIGFVENIEVIATKSNSGDVVSVDEAYELVTKEHAEKETYVVASGDCLSSIARDNGLSLDELIALNEGFTVDTAIYEGDVLTITVPASEVSVKVVEEKSYSESYNAPVQYVDNDTLYVGTENVIQQGSEGKRSVVALVTYVNGTESSREIIKQEISTESVPKIIERGTLTPPTYINPVYSTYVTSNWGYRPAPINGMHNGVDIAVPVGTSVRASSTGVVTMAGWYGNYGYCVDIRHSDGSMTRYGHLNSIAVTYGQTVTQGQVIAYSGNTGYSTGPHLHFEIRINGQSVNPLNYIF; this comes from the coding sequence ATGAAAGCATTAAAGAGTTATTTGAAATCTAATATGTCCTATGTTAAAACAGCAGTAATTGCAGTATTATTTACATTAGTTGCAATTCCTTTTGTGAACAGGGTGTCCGGCGATGGAAATAAGTACACTGTAGATTCAAGATATATGGTAGTGCTTAACGGCAATGAACTTGGATATGTAAGTGACTCACAGGTAGCAGAAAATGCCTTGCTTGATGCAAGGAATCTTCTTGATTCAGAGAGTGAAGGACTTGTGCTTGTGGAAGCTGATATGCAGCTTAATGAGCAGACAAGCGGAGGTGCTGTTTATTCCAAGGAACAGATGACGGAAAAGATTTATAATTCTCTTTCAACAGAAGCGAGCGTTCCATCCGAACAGGTAACAGCATATACAGTGAGAATTGATGATTTTACCGTAACTCTTGCATCACTTGATGATGTTGTGGAATTGCTTGAACGTGTTAAGAACAGATATGCGGATACATCTAATTTCTCAATTGTCATTAATGAAGAAGATAACGGAATATACAGTTCGTATAAGATAAATTTTGTTTCTGCGGACAAGCAGCTTAATGAAGCAGCTAAGGTGCTTTTGGCTGAAGATGGTTCAGTGAGCGAGTCGGCTGCAAAAAAAGCAGAGAGTACATCATATAAAGACGGCGTACTTTCGATAGGTTTTGTTGAAAATATAGAAGTTATAGCGACAAAGAGTAATTCCGGAGATGTTGTCAGTGTAGATGAGGCATATGAACTTGTTACTAAAGAACACGCAGAGAAGGAGACCTATGTTGTTGCTTCGGGAGACTGCCTTTCATCAATAGCGAGGGATAACGGTCTTTCACTTGATGAATTGATAGCACTGAATGAAGGATTTACAGTAGATACCGCAATATATGAAGGCGATGTCCTCACAATAACAGTGCCTGCATCAGAGGTTTCAGTCAAAGTTGTTGAAGAGAAATCTTACAGTGAGTCATATAATGCACCTGTGCAGTATGTGGACAACGATACATTATACGTTGGAACAGAGAATGTTATCCAGCAGGGTTCAGAAGGGAAACGTTCGGTTGTAGCACTTGTTACTTATGTGAACGGAACAGAATCTTCAAGAGAAATTATTAAACAGGAAATCAGTACAGAATCAGTACCTAAGATTATAGAGAGAGGCACATTAACACCTCCTACATATATTAATCCGGTATATTCTACATATGTTACATCTAATTGGGGATACAGACCTGCACCGATTAATGGTATGCACAACGGTGTTGACATAGCAGTACCGGTCGGAACATCTGTAAGAGCATCATCCACAGGTGTTGTAACTATGGCAGGCTGGTATGGCAATTACGGATATTGCGTTGATATACGTCATTCGGACGGCAGCATGACAAGATATGGTCATCTGAATTCAATAGCTGTAACCTATGGACAGACAGTTACACAGGGACAGGTTATTGCATACTCAGGTAATACAGGATACAGCACAGGACCACATCTGCATTTTGAAATCAGAATCAACGGTCAGTCAGTTAATCCGCTTAATTATATATTTTAA
- a CDS encoding HAD-IB family phosphatase encodes MSEYVFLFDLDATITKVEILPEISAEIGKDKEMRELTERAMRGEIPFERSFRERVSILKDIPVSKVRKIVENIPLNEQVAAFIRQNSDRCYVITGNLDIWIEDLMKKLGVGHSFYCSKAEVKNDRIVGDIQVIDKATVVNSFDKPFVAIGDGNNDADMIAAAEIGIGFGGVRDIAPAVLKSATHAAYSEDKLCQFLKQLL; translated from the coding sequence ATGAGCGAGTATGTATTCCTGTTCGATTTGGACGCAACAATAACCAAAGTGGAAATCCTGCCGGAAATTTCTGCTGAAATTGGAAAAGATAAAGAAATGAGAGAACTGACAGAAAGAGCTATGAGAGGAGAGATTCCTTTTGAAAGAAGCTTTCGTGAAAGAGTCAGTATTTTGAAGGATATACCGGTATCAAAGGTCAGAAAAATAGTTGAAAATATTCCTCTTAATGAGCAGGTTGCCGCATTTATAAGACAGAATAGCGACAGATGCTATGTAATAACCGGCAATCTTGATATATGGATTGAAGACCTTATGAAAAAATTAGGAGTAGGTCATTCTTTCTATTGTTCAAAGGCAGAGGTTAAGAATGACCGGATTGTTGGAGATATACAGGTAATTGATAAGGCGACGGTTGTAAACAGTTTTGATAAACCGTTTGTCGCGATTGGCGACGGAAATAATGATGCCGATATGATTGCTGCGGCAGAAATCGGTATTGGTTTTGGCGGAGTGAGGGATATTGCTCCCGCTGTATTAAAATCAGCAACACATGCTGCGTATTCGGAGGATAAGTTATGTCAGTTTCTAAAACAATTGTTATAA